A region of the Lagopus muta isolate bLagMut1 chromosome 2, bLagMut1 primary, whole genome shotgun sequence genome:
TGCGGCCCGCTCCGGCCCGGCCCGCTCCCGGCCGGCTACCTTCAGCCCGCTGCCGGCGGCGGCGGAACTCCCGCCCGGCGGCCCGAAGCGTcgccccccccccttccccacagcgccccctggcggcgcGGAGGAGCCGTGCGGGGCGGCGCGGAGCCACGCGTAGCTGCGGCTGCGCTCACGGCGCAGCGGGCCCGGCCTCGCTATGCCGGAGGGCGGGAGGAAAAGATGGGGAGACGGCGGCTCTGCTTCAGGGCTTGCTGCACTGCCCCAGCCTTGCAGTAACGGTTTACGacactcatttaaaaaaacaaaacaaaacaaaacacttttattatggaaaaaaaaaaagtgtagtctcctcctgctccttcagGCCTGGCACCACCACAGTACTGTGACACGTTGCTTCCCCCAGCCACAGGGCTCCCGGCCCTGGCAGGTGCTGCTGAGGTAGTACGTAGAATACAACTCGATGGCAGCCCGAGAGCTGCTGGGGAGACCAGAGGAGTGAGTGCTGCGTTCCTGGCAGCATTCCCTCACATCTGCCTTTgcaagaagagaggaagaaagctgcaagcagctctgcagcatcgGGGGTGATTGCGCCATCCGGGATTTGCCCcacacaacagcagctgctccatgGCAGCAAGTGGGGAATTTCCCTGGCTGGGGTGGGGTCAGCACCATGGGTGTCTGTTCACACAGCACCTCAGTGGGCCGGTTCCCCAGCACACTGCATCATGTGCTGCTCCCACAGGAGACAGGCAGGGACAGGAGGCTAGGAACTAAAAGGATGTGGAGATAGCCCAGCCACCACTTCAGCCTGTAGAACCCAGGGAAAACCCTATGTTCTctaatcaacctgccatgccaCAAGCTGGGTCAGGATCTTCCCATGCTCGTTGGAAAAGAGGACACTGTGTGGGAGTGAAGTAGGTTGGGTGACACGAGAGCTCGAGCACCTGCAGCCAGAACAAATGTTTATTACAGTGAGCACTAGCTGCTCACCCACTCTTGTTCTGATGCTGGCTGGGGTGCCAGAtgatgctctgtccctgtgcACTGTAATGAAGAGTCCTctcctgctccatccccagTCAGTGacagcctgcagcacctgcagttCAGGCCCCTAGCAGGGAGCGGAATTCAGTCCTGCTGATCTGTAGCACAGACCCCACTGGGCACAAATCTGAAAACACAGCCTCCCCTGTGTAGTGCTCGTAGTGTCACCTCCTTCTGTCCAGAAAGGCAGCCTGAGGCCCACAAAACTCTTCTCCGGGCAGGGATAACACATGGCTCCATTCCCATTGCAGGCTTCAGGGTGACAGCACAGGGCAAGGAGGCCATCTGTTGTCTACGTGTCCACTGCTCACTCAGAGCACACGACGGGCTTCCCCGAGATCTTCAGGTCATCAAAGGGCAGCAAGGCAAGGAACTGCAAAAGCCAAGGGTGCGGGGCTGTGAGCATCCCTGTTGTGTCTGTGCCACCACCCTGCAGCCCCAACATACCGACAGAACTCTCGGCATCCCCACTGGCCTCACTCACATCATCGTTGCCATCAGCCAGGTCCTGGGCCGTCTCGTTTTCCATGTTCCTCAGTAGGGTGTCTGCTCCAGAGTGTGAGAGGATGGCAGCGATGGCAGCATCCTTGCGACCCACGGCCAGGTGGAGCGGGGTGCAGCCATTGTACATCTGGGCATCTACGTAGGCCCCGTTGTGCAGCAGGAACTGGACAGCACTCCGGTTGTGGCACTCCACTGCCATGTGCAGTGGGGTCTTCCCGCTTGTGCCCTCCTGTGGGTGACAAGGACATGGGTGTGAGGTCccccctgcagcacccacaccCCATAGACAGGGTAGAGAGGTGAAGTCCCGCAGTAGCCCTTTCCAGCCTTACTTGAACATCAATGTTGGCAccgctctgcagcagcagggacatCATCTGGATGTTCCCCTTCAAGGTGCTGATATGCAGACAGGCCAGACCTGGGGAGAAGAGACAGCCAGCATCAGTGCCAGTCCCCCACCAACCTCCTGGATTTACAGCACAACCTCTGGACTTGTCCGTGGGTCCCACCTTGCCAGTTCTGGAGCTGCAGGTCCTGGAGGTGCCCGGGGGGctcagctgtgccctgcagcagctgctgggcacagcacaggcGTTGCTGCTCACAGGCCAAGTGCAGCGGGGTGTTGCCATTGCGGTCCTGCAGCCCAGGGTTAACTCCTTTGTGGATTAGTGCCTCGACTACACTGGGCTGCTCCAGATAGACAGCCAGGTGCAGCGGAGTCTGGAGGAGGGAAGCAGAAATTAGGAGGCAGGGGTGCGATGCAGTGCCAGCCCCCAGCAAGCAGCCTGGTGGCATGGGGTGGGCACTCCTACACCCCTGGTGCCAAGAGCTGCTTTCCTCCCTCCCAAGGTGTTGCCTTCCCCCTCTTTGGAAAGAGACTGCTCACACATCCTCATCATGCCCTGCAGCAAGCAGGAAGGCTTCCCTAGGGAAAAGGCTGATGGAGTGGGCACCCAGTAGAgtggcacctgcctgccttaTGCCTTCTGCCCATCTCACTCACGTCATACCTGGAAAAGGTCATTCTGGatttccagcagctctctgggAAGCTGAGCAATGCAGCAGAGTGCCACATCTGGGACACAGTGAATAATTGCCAGGTGAACCAACCTGCACAGGGAACAGGGGTGGAAAAGAAGGACAAAAATCAGTCCCAAGTGATACGCTCATGGGCAGAGATCCTCCACTGCTGTAGCTGAAATAATCTCCCTACCTCCCCCAGCCATCTTCTTCCCACCAGTTTGCAGCTTCCAACCTTGCCCTCTTCCCatggcagctcagctgcagggtGGGACAGAAGCACAGCCTAAGGTCCCCAGGGCAGACCCGTGGGGTGACCACAGGGAATGTGACCCACCTCTCCTCCCTTGGGCCACACTGAATGCAGGGGGTTTGCACCCTCCATCTTGGGGAGGATGGCAGAGCCTGAGAAGCATTTTGCAGAGCCCAAGGGCCAGGTCTGGCCATTGAGCAGGAGGTTTGAACTCCAGCAACCGCCAGGGGAATTCCAGTTCCCCACTGCTGGCTCCACACGATGacacttctgctttctcctgtgCCAAGTCAGGCAGCCAGAACTGGGCAGGAGCCTAGTACCAGTGCAAGATCACCTGCGTGGCACAGCCCTTCTGCCAGGCTCTCCTCCAGCCCCCACTgatttcctctttcccttccacATCCTTCCCCTTTGGTGCCGCTGTGGCAGGACTGGCATGCAGAGGGATACTAGAGTGCTCTAAAGAGCTGGGTACCCTGGTACTCACCGCTGCTGAATGCTCAGgctgccccagccccagggcagaTTTCATTCTCAGCCCACCCTCCCTTGCCCTTCCCCTGCTGCAATGCTTGTGCTGGTTTTGCACTGGTCCTTGCTGTCTCTGAGCAGTCAGAACAGaagtgagagcagcagcagtgggccCGAGGGGAATTTCCAGCCCAGCACTACCAACCTGCTGCACCCCGCATGGGCACAGTGTAAAGGAGTAGGACATCCCTCAAAGGCTAGAGGGaggcaggaggggctgcaggaaggctgcacaGCCTGAGCAGCCCAGCAAAGCTGCCTCCTCCGTGGATCAAGCCAGTACTCGACACCGCAGGCGCACCTCACCTCAAAGCCCCATTTTCAACAGTGAAACAAGCAAGTTCCCCTTTGCCCTGCTGCCTGTGGAAAAGCTGCGTCCTTGGGGAAGCCCTAGGtcatgctgctgcagggaattCCCCGCTGGAAGTAGAGCCGCCCACATTTTGCATCCATGAGGCTGCTGGGTGCCCCGCACCGCTGACGCTCTGGAGCAGGACAGGGGATACACCAAAACCAgatacagaaatgcagcagtagCATGTGCTCCactgccttcagctgcttccCACGGCTCTCAGGCCTGCCAGTGGGCAGGGAGACGCCCCAATAGATTTGCAGCAGGCCAAGGCTGCACTTCGAGATGGCCTTTGCCTGCTGTCAGGGACAGTCCCGGCCTCTCCACGCCTGCTCCCACGTGCCGAGAAGATGGCAGGATGTGCTGCTCTCAGGTATGGCGCAGATAAGCGCGTGCAGCCCGGGGACTTTCCGAAGCAATTCGGGTTGAACTTTAAACCCCTGCCGCTTTCACTTTCCAGAGCCAAACTTGGCTCCCAGGGGAGAGAGCTGCGCCCGGCTAGGGTGAACTGGGGAGGGTACCTTGGAATGCCCCGTAGCATGGGGACAGGTGTGACAGTCACAGGGGGACATGAAAAGCCCAACCCTCTGCCGGCATTTCCCTCGCCCTGGGCCAGGGGCTTTGCAACTCAGCATGTTTGGATATCCATGCTGCAGGAATTGCACAACCAGAGCCCCTTCCCACCAGTCAGATCTCAGGCTTTCCCTTGAAGCTGCTTCGAAagattgcttttttcctctcaccCGTCTTGCTTCTCCACCCAGGCACAGCCTCCTCccctgctttcatttctgtatttgctcCCCTCTTTCCTCATTGCCAGGCCTTAGCTTCCTGAAATGGCTGCAGAGGTGGTGAGCTGCTGGGGAATGGTGCAGCAGACACTGGGGCTTGATGAACCCTCTGGGAGTAGTTGAGTAGCACCCTTGTTCATGGAGACGTGTGCAACTAGGAAGCATCTCCTGCTAAGCTGGGAAATGTGCCCAGGAGACCCCAGGTGCATGCTTCAtgcagaaagctgttttttgcAGGCCACAGTCAAAAGCCATCCTCTCCGGGATGGCACACAGCAAGCCACCACCCCGGGCATGGGGAAGGAGAGGTGCCCACGTGCTGCCAGAGTTAAAGTGTCCTGGCTTGAGGATGCTGCAAGCAGAGACATGGGGACAGGGTACAGTGACACCCAGCTTTGACACAAGCAGAGTTCCACCAGTCCTCTGAATAACCTTTGCTATCTCTCTAGAACAGGGGCTGACCGTGCAGATCCTTCCACCTATGGAGGACAACAGCTTGTCCTCAGAGCAGCCTCTCCATCAATGTCTCAAGGGACCAGGCATTCAATGGAATTCACCCCAACACATTCTGATCCCTCTCCAGATAAGCTCAATAGGAATGCTTTGCTCTTGGCTCCTTGTTTTgtctgagcagaggaggaggaaattgTGCGCATAATTTGCACAGGAGAAGCTTGTTACCAGGAGGAAATGGCATCAGCAGCAACACAGAGGAGCGTgagcagggaggaaaagagaaggggaaTTCCACACTTACGCTGCTGCCCCGCTCCAGCCTTTCAACCTGCACTGCTAACCGCTTCCTCACACACCAGCCCCAACCTCTGTCAAGCTGCGTGGCACTGTCCCACCCTGCAGCCCATTGCTGTACAGCTCCATACCTCCCCGCATGCAGAGGTGGTTCTGCCCTGTGCTGACATCAGGTGAGCTCAGCCTGTCTGCGTGCAGAatggggctctgctctgcaacagCATCCCTGCAGGGAGGGGGTGAGCCAGAAGCAAGACGGCCTGTCCCAGGAGTATGGAAATCATTTCAAACCCCAAAAGGCCCACTGGCCATGGCAATGCCATTTTGCTCATCAGGAAGCAAGTCAATTCTCCTagttctcacacacacacagacagccTCCCTTCAAAACAGCCTCTTGCTTGTGTACAGTGGCTAGACCTTGCCAGAGCCTGTACAGAGCCATCACTTACAGTCTGGCACACACTGCGAATTGCCACGGGCTGCTCTCTAGATGAAGCACCAGCACTGGGGCTCAGCTCCACCACCCACTCACTGGGGGGATTCCCATCCCTGGGGTGCAGGGCCACCCCATATAGCACCCAGCTCAGACACCATCCTTCACTGTCACATCTGCCTCCTCTC
Encoded here:
- the NFKBIE gene encoding NF-kappa-B inhibitor epsilon, translated to MARPAGGECWEGEDGQCDSGIESLRSLPGGRDNPAPADTPTLTEPPTPAGETPTAAGESPAPCEPPTPSEERLDSSYGSGALPEALPSAEPPPPTDGPNRRQLEALTYVSEDGDTLVHLAIIHCVPDVALCCIAQLPRELLEIQNDLFQTPLHLAVYLEQPSVVEALIHKGVNPGLQDRNGNTPLHLACEQQRLCCAQQLLQGTAEPPGHLQDLQLQNWQGLACLHISTLKGNIQMMSLLLQSGANIDVQEGTSGKTPLHMAVECHNRSAVQFLLHNGAYVDAQMYNGCTPLHLAVGRKDAAIAAILSHSGADTLLRNMENETAQDLADGNDDFLALLPFDDLKISGKPVVCSE